One stretch of Candidatus Nitrosotenuis cloacae DNA includes these proteins:
- a CDS encoding M24 family metallopeptidase, with protein MKQRRKTLLKHAQKIDCDTLVCFEPENLFYLTGFWGEAIGVLEKNGKTTIIAPELEAGRAKDDAIDCDVVTSERGVGLLSSLVMMLRGKKVCTDCQNYNTMESLKKSIPTIKHSTDPFYRAREIKDESEITILKKASKILDEMYELCTKKIAKGVRESELQSKLMAFAMEQEMFATGYRSTLNPLIIAGGPNGALPHAQVTNRKFASGDLIVVDLTLRYKCYVSDATRTFGLEKVSDQAKEVYEIVKESQKNGLAAIKPNVSCKSVDDACRDHINQKNYGKFFIHSTGHGIGLEVHEFPTISQKSTTILQKNMAITVEPGIYIPGKFGVRIEDSVIVRVKPINMHRFTKELIIL; from the coding sequence ATGAAGCAGCGCCGAAAAACGCTACTAAAGCATGCACAAAAAATCGACTGTGACACGCTGGTGTGCTTTGAGCCAGAAAACCTGTTTTATCTGACTGGGTTTTGGGGTGAGGCAATCGGTGTCTTGGAAAAAAACGGCAAGACCACAATAATTGCGCCAGAGCTAGAGGCAGGTAGAGCAAAAGATGATGCGATTGATTGTGATGTGGTAACATCAGAGAGAGGAGTCGGATTGTTGTCCAGCCTTGTGATGATGCTTAGGGGTAAAAAGGTCTGCACCGACTGCCAAAATTACAACACAATGGAGTCACTCAAAAAATCTATCCCAACCATAAAACATTCAACGGATCCTTTCTATCGCGCTCGTGAAATAAAGGACGAGTCTGAAATTACGATTCTCAAAAAAGCATCAAAAATCCTAGATGAGATGTACGAGTTGTGCACAAAAAAAATTGCTAAAGGTGTGCGCGAGTCCGAGCTGCAATCAAAGCTAATGGCGTTTGCAATGGAGCAGGAAATGTTTGCTACGGGTTATCGCTCCACTTTGAATCCTCTGATAATTGCCGGTGGGCCAAACGGCGCATTGCCACACGCACAGGTAACAAATCGAAAATTTGCAAGTGGTGATCTTATCGTAGTAGATCTCACATTGCGCTACAAGTGCTATGTCAGTGATGCGACCAGAACCTTTGGTTTGGAAAAAGTATCAGACCAGGCAAAAGAAGTCTATGAAATAGTCAAGGAATCACAAAAAAATGGACTGGCAGCTATCAAGCCAAATGTTTCATGCAAGAGTGTGGATGATGCATGTAGAGATCATATCAACCAAAAAAATTACGGAAAATTTTTCATCCATTCGACAGGACATGGAATCGGCCTTGAGGTCCACGAATTTCCCACAATATCACAAAAGAGTACAACCATTCTGCAAAAAAATATGGCAATCACTGTAGAGCCAGGAATCTATATTCCAGGTAAATTTGGCGTGCGAATCGAAGATTCAGTTATAGTGAGAGTAAAACCAATCAACATGCACCGTTTCACCAAAGAACTGATCATTCTGTGA
- a CDS encoding DUF814 domain-containing protein — protein sequence MEEKKKVVALLSGGLDSQLAVKMMQKQGFEVSAVAIKTPFCDFDCGRGCGFEIRERADALNVNLKTVYLGDEYIEMLKNPKYGFGSGMNPCIDCRSMMFKAAKKHMDEIGAEFIISGEVLGQRPMSQHGPALRTIEKESGLEGYIVRPLSAALLPKTIPEETGLIKREDLGKIRGRTRRMQLDMAKEFGIENPPNAGGGCLLTDPAFGLRAKDLFAHVETPTVNDIDLLKIGRHFRLDNKTKLIVGRNKDENDVIKALALPNDLLFTAKDHMGPVSMLRGENLQDHKSLCASVTLRYSDAPKETDQTVIIQHGEQNLEISAKSAAESDYIHFRV from the coding sequence TTGGAAGAAAAGAAAAAAGTTGTTGCACTGTTATCTGGTGGATTAGACAGTCAGCTAGCTGTCAAGATGATGCAAAAACAAGGCTTTGAAGTATCTGCTGTTGCCATCAAGACTCCATTTTGTGATTTTGATTGCGGCCGTGGTTGTGGTTTTGAAATAAGAGAAAGAGCAGACGCACTAAATGTTAATCTAAAAACAGTTTACCTCGGTGATGAATACATCGAGATGCTAAAGAATCCAAAATATGGGTTTGGCTCTGGCATGAATCCATGCATTGACTGCCGATCCATGATGTTCAAGGCTGCAAAAAAACACATGGACGAGATCGGAGCTGAATTTATCATATCTGGTGAAGTATTGGGCCAAAGGCCAATGAGTCAGCACGGACCAGCACTGAGAACAATAGAAAAGGAATCAGGCCTTGAAGGATACATCGTCCGACCACTATCTGCTGCATTACTGCCAAAGACCATTCCAGAAGAGACTGGTCTCATAAAACGCGAAGATTTGGGAAAGATTCGCGGACGCACTCGACGAATGCAGCTTGATATGGCAAAGGAATTTGGAATTGAAAACCCGCCAAACGCTGGAGGTGGATGCCTTCTGACTGATCCTGCGTTTGGACTGCGAGCTAAAGACTTGTTTGCACATGTAGAGACTCCAACAGTAAATGACATTGATCTTCTAAAGATTGGCAGACATTTTAGACTAGATAACAAAACAAAACTAATTGTTGGAAGAAACAAAGATGAAAATGATGTCATAAAGGCATTGGCTCTACCAAATGATTTACTGTTCACTGCAAAGGATCACATGGGCCCAGTCTCTATGCTTCGCGGAGAAAATCTACAAGACCACAAATCACTCTGTGCATCCGTAACACTGCGATACTCTGATGCACCAAAAGAAACAGACCAAACAGTAATCATTCAACATGGTGAGCAAAACTTGGAAATATCTGCAAAGAGTGCTGCCGAGTCTGATTACATCCACTTTAGGGTTTAG
- a CDS encoding DoxX family protein → MEANIKEGKINDITHLGLRLAVGVIFLVHGVGKTANPGFGGFLGSLGMPAEMVMPIALAESIGGILLIIGVLNRISASILSIIMLGAIFHVKKAENLTGQGSYELDLILLAANLCIITMGPGRISIAHIAKKIPRFLH, encoded by the coding sequence ATGGAAGCTAACATCAAAGAGGGAAAGATAAACGACATCACACATCTAGGTCTCAGACTAGCTGTTGGTGTCATCTTTCTAGTGCATGGAGTCGGCAAGACTGCAAATCCAGGCTTTGGCGGCTTTTTGGGAAGCCTTGGGATGCCAGCAGAAATGGTAATGCCGATTGCTCTTGCTGAAAGTATTGGTGGAATTTTGCTAATCATTGGAGTTTTGAATCGAATCTCTGCTTCAATATTATCAATCATAATGCTTGGCGCGATATTTCACGTCAAAAAAGCAGAAAACCTCACTGGCCAAGGCTCATACGAGCTTGATCTGATCTTGCTTGCAGCAAACCTGTGCATCATAACCATGGGCCCAGGCAGAATCTCTATTGCTCATATAGCAAAAAAAATTCCGAGATTTTTGCACTAG
- the sepF gene encoding cell division protein SepF: MQKTESPTYLKAITIRDQSDIHSIKDDMKKNMILILRVTPLAQKDVEQLRKLVEELYAQAKNFNADIARLGEERIIVTPPGVKIWKPEYDLK, translated from the coding sequence ATGCAAAAAACCGAAAGCCCGACTTATCTTAAGGCAATCACAATTCGTGATCAGAGCGACATTCACTCCATCAAAGATGACATGAAAAAAAACATGATCCTAATTTTGCGAGTAACACCACTGGCGCAAAAAGATGTCGAGCAGCTACGCAAGCTAGTCGAAGAACTATATGCACAGGCAAAAAACTTTAATGCAGACATTGCAAGACTTGGCGAAGAGCGAATCATTGTTACACCTCCTGGCGTAAAAATCTGGAAGCCGGAATACGATCTGAAATAA
- a CDS encoding class I SAM-dependent methyltransferase — protein sequence MVSSSPIEYKKRMIKTWNEIAPRYHKRWAGKSIGPFQSTQKLVKMAKLRRGNLVLDLACGTGAVTKEITSKIGRFGHVIGADSSQTALSIAKRSIKAKNVDFAILDAENFAFNQKFDVITCQYALFFFPNAAKALSNIKKSLRKNGTLIVATHGAGSTVPYFSSILDSVQKFIPDYISSGAPDLDRFGTKAGLKKAITKAGFSHITIQEYKFWYSPGTFSKYWSDYLKYLAKPLKEKLDKLTPKQKEELKQAIKQKTIPYTKNNTIKFPWKILILSAKNS from the coding sequence TTGGTTAGCTCATCACCCATAGAATACAAAAAGAGAATGATCAAAACATGGAATGAAATCGCACCTCGTTATCATAAGAGATGGGCAGGCAAAAGCATAGGACCGTTCCAGAGCACACAAAAACTAGTAAAGATGGCAAAGCTTCGCCGTGGCAATTTGGTGCTTGATTTGGCGTGCGGGACAGGCGCAGTAACCAAAGAGATCACATCAAAAATTGGAAGATTTGGGCATGTAATAGGCGCAGATAGCTCTCAAACAGCGCTGTCCATAGCAAAAAGATCAATCAAGGCAAAAAACGTAGACTTTGCCATACTTGACGCAGAAAACTTTGCGTTTAATCAGAAATTTGATGTCATAACATGTCAGTATGCATTGTTCTTTTTTCCAAATGCTGCCAAGGCATTATCTAACATAAAAAAATCACTTAGAAAAAACGGTACACTAATCGTTGCAACTCATGGTGCTGGTAGTACGGTCCCATATTTTTCCAGTATCTTGGATTCTGTGCAGAAATTCATCCCGGATTATATTTCGTCTGGAGCGCCAGATCTGGATAGGTTTGGAACCAAGGCAGGCCTCAAAAAGGCAATTACAAAGGCCGGCTTTTCACACATTACAATACAAGAGTACAAGTTCTGGTATTCACCTGGTACATTTTCAAAATATTGGTCTGACTATCTCAAATACTTGGCAAAGCCACTAAAAGAAAAGCTGGACAAGCTCACACCAAAACAAAAAGAAGAACTAAAACAAGCAATCAAGCAAAAAACCATTCCTTATACCAAAAATAATACAATCAAGTTTCCCTGGAAAATACTAATCCTGTCTGCAAAAAACTCTTAA